In the Magnetospirillum sp. WYHS-4 genome, one interval contains:
- the hflK gene encoding FtsH protease activity modulator HflK — protein sequence QGGGGGPRPPDIEAMLRRGQDRFKSILPGGLGAGRGFVVLLMAAVLMWLGSGVYQVKPGEEGVELLFGKFVQRTGPGLHVWLPEPFGEVLKPNVERTNVINIGFRGSQQDSSGRGAGSRDVPQESLMLTSDQAIIDADFVVQWRIKNAADFLFNIVNQEVTIKVVAESVMREVVGRAPLEGTLTQNRQVVEQHAKELMQKTLDDYGTGVMISDVKLQKVDPPTEVIDAFNDVQRALQDKERQQNEANAYRNDIIPKAKGEAERIIYEARGYKEKAIKDAEGEAKRFISVYDAYAQGKDVTARRLYLERMEDVFRHSQKVIVDQDGDSGGVVPYLPLPELKKREGAK from the coding sequence CAAGGCGGCGGCGGCGGCCCCCGGCCTCCCGACATCGAGGCGATGCTGCGCCGGGGCCAGGACCGCTTCAAGTCCATCCTGCCGGGCGGCCTCGGGGCCGGGCGCGGGTTCGTGGTGCTGCTGATGGCGGCCGTGCTGATGTGGCTGGGCAGCGGCGTCTACCAGGTCAAGCCGGGCGAGGAAGGCGTCGAACTGCTGTTCGGCAAGTTCGTCCAGCGTACCGGCCCGGGCCTGCACGTCTGGTTGCCGGAACCTTTCGGCGAGGTGCTCAAGCCCAACGTGGAACGCACCAACGTCATCAACATCGGCTTTCGCGGCAGCCAGCAGGACTCCAGCGGCCGTGGCGCCGGATCGCGGGATGTACCGCAGGAGAGCCTGATGCTCACCTCGGACCAGGCGATCATCGACGCCGATTTCGTCGTCCAGTGGCGCATCAAGAACGCCGCCGATTTCCTGTTCAACATCGTCAACCAGGAAGTGACCATCAAGGTGGTGGCGGAAAGCGTGATGCGCGAGGTGGTCGGCCGGGCGCCCCTGGAAGGGACCCTGACACAGAACCGCCAGGTGGTCGAGCAGCACGCCAAGGAACTGATGCAGAAGACCCTGGACGACTACGGCACCGGGGTGATGATCTCCGACGTCAAGCTGCAGAAGGTGGACCCGCCCACCGAGGTGATCGACGCCTTCAACGACGTGCAGCGCGCCTTGCAGGACAAGGAGCGCCAGCAGAACGAAGCCAACGCCTATCGCAACGACATCATCCCCAAGGCCAAGGGCGAAGCCGAACGCATCATCTACGAGGCGCGCGGCTACAAGGAAAAGGCGATCAAGGACGCGGAAGGCGAGGCGAAACGCTTCATCTCCGTCTACGACGCCTACGCCCAGGGCAAGGACGTGACCGCCCGGCGCCTCTATCTGGAGCGCATGGAGGACGTGTTCCGCCATTCCCAGAAGGTCATCGTGGACCAGGACGGCGATAGCGGCGGCGTGGTGCCCTATCTTCCCCTGCCCGAACTCAAGAAGCGCGAAGGAGCCAAGTGA
- the hflC gene encoding protease modulator HflC, with translation MNGKASLAILGVVGVVAVGLAATSLFTVHQRHQALVLQFGNPIRVEREPGLKVKLPWQNVETYERRILDLDPPGQEVLLSDQKRIIVDAFARFRIVDPLEYRKKAVTEANFRQVFGGRLNSSVRSEVAKVSLADLLTEKRAQVMDIIADQMKGQAKEFGVEVVDVRIGRADLPEAISQATYNRMRSERLAKAAQLRAEGAELKAKIQGDADRERTIILAEAQREAQVLRGEGDATRTTILNDAYGRDPEFFGLYRSLDAYGVAFGEGTTMVLKPDSEFFRYFGTANRKK, from the coding sequence ATGAACGGCAAGGCATCCCTGGCCATCCTGGGCGTCGTGGGCGTCGTCGCCGTCGGCCTCGCCGCGACCAGCCTGTTCACGGTCCACCAGCGCCACCAGGCCCTGGTGCTGCAATTCGGCAATCCGATCCGGGTCGAGCGCGAGCCCGGCCTCAAGGTCAAGCTCCCCTGGCAGAACGTGGAAACCTACGAACGCCGCATCCTGGACCTGGACCCGCCGGGCCAGGAGGTGCTGCTGTCCGACCAGAAGCGCATCATCGTCGACGCCTTCGCCCGCTTCCGCATCGTCGATCCGCTGGAATACCGCAAGAAGGCGGTGACCGAGGCCAACTTCCGCCAGGTCTTCGGCGGGCGGCTCAATTCGTCGGTGCGCTCCGAGGTCGCCAAGGTCTCGCTGGCCGATTTGCTGACCGAGAAGCGCGCCCAGGTCATGGACATCATCGCCGACCAGATGAAGGGCCAGGCCAAGGAGTTCGGGGTCGAGGTGGTGGACGTGCGCATCGGGCGGGCCGACCTGCCCGAGGCCATTTCCCAGGCCACCTACAACCGCATGCGATCCGAACGCCTCGCCAAGGCGGCCCAGCTACGGGCCGAGGGCGCCGAGTTGAAGGCCAAGATCCAGGGCGATGCCGATCGCGAACGGACCATCATCCTGGCCGAGGCCCAGCGCGAGGCCCAGGTGCTGCGCGGCGAGGGCGACGCCACCCGGACCACCATCCTCAACGACGCCTACGGACGCGATCCCGAGTTCTTCGGCCTCTATCGCAGCCTGGACGCCTACGGGGTGGCCTTCGGCGAGGGTACCACGATGGTGCTCAAGCCCGATTCGGAGTTCTTCCGCTACTTCGGAACCGCGAACCGGAAAAAGTAA
- a CDS encoding DegQ family serine endoprotease: MRRMKAALAGVVALGLCSGAWARPAPEGFADLAEKLLPSVVNVSTTQHIEGRADMPELPQLPPGSPFEDFFKEFFDKGRPQQKRKATSLGSGFVIDAAGHIVTNNHVIQDAEEINVILHDNTRVEAKVVGRDAKTDLAVLKIKTDHKLQPVGFGDSDKARVGDWILAIGNPFGLGGTVTAGIISARGRDINSGPYDDFLQTDASINRGNSGGPMFNLQGEVIGINTAIYSPSGGSVGIGFAIPAGAARPVVEQLIKHGQVKRGWLGVHIQGITEELADGLGLKEAQGALVASVSKGGPAEKAQIQAGDVILEFDGHSVNEMRKLPRMVGETPVGKPVDVVLWRGGKKQTVKVVLGELDDEESKVAAAPEKGGERGQAGTIDVPQVGLVLAAPNKPLRERFSLPEDAKGVVVVSVKPGSPAAEKGFRAGDLISEVNQEPVSAPAQVKAKVDDLKKGGKKSVMFLVQGQGGARFVVVKIDGKD, from the coding sequence ATGCGTCGCATGAAGGCCGCCCTGGCGGGCGTGGTGGCGTTGGGTCTGTGCTCGGGTGCCTGGGCGCGTCCGGCTCCGGAGGGCTTCGCAGATCTGGCCGAAAAGCTGCTGCCCTCGGTGGTCAACGTCTCGACCACCCAGCATATCGAAGGCCGTGCCGACATGCCCGAGTTGCCGCAACTCCCGCCCGGGTCCCCCTTCGAGGACTTCTTCAAGGAATTCTTCGACAAGGGCCGCCCGCAGCAGAAGCGCAAGGCGACCTCGTTGGGGTCGGGCTTCGTCATCGATGCCGCCGGCCATATCGTGACCAACAACCACGTCATCCAGGACGCCGAGGAAATCAACGTCATCCTGCACGACAACACTCGGGTGGAAGCCAAGGTGGTGGGGCGCGACGCCAAGACCGACTTGGCGGTGCTCAAGATCAAGACCGACCACAAGCTGCAGCCCGTGGGCTTCGGCGATTCGGACAAGGCCCGGGTCGGCGACTGGATTCTCGCCATCGGCAATCCCTTTGGCTTAGGGGGCACGGTGACTGCCGGAATCATCTCGGCACGCGGCCGCGACATCAATTCCGGGCCCTACGACGACTTCCTGCAGACCGACGCCTCCATCAACCGGGGGAATTCCGGCGGTCCGATGTTCAACCTCCAGGGCGAGGTGATCGGCATCAACACGGCCATCTATTCTCCCTCGGGGGGCAGCGTCGGCATCGGCTTCGCCATCCCCGCCGGGGCGGCCCGGCCGGTGGTCGAGCAGCTGATCAAGCACGGACAGGTCAAGCGCGGCTGGCTGGGCGTGCATATCCAGGGCATCACCGAGGAACTGGCCGACGGCCTCGGCCTCAAGGAAGCCCAAGGCGCCCTGGTGGCCAGCGTCTCCAAGGGCGGCCCCGCCGAAAAGGCCCAGATTCAGGCCGGCGACGTAATCCTGGAATTCGACGGCCATTCGGTCAACGAGATGCGCAAGCTGCCCCGCATGGTCGGCGAGACACCGGTTGGCAAGCCGGTGGATGTCGTGCTCTGGCGCGGCGGCAAGAAGCAGACGGTCAAGGTGGTCCTGGGCGAGTTGGACGACGAGGAGAGCAAGGTGGCCGCAGCCCCCGAAAAGGGTGGCGAGCGCGGACAGGCCGGCACGATCGACGTGCCGCAAGTCGGCTTGGTCCTGGCGGCGCCCAACAAGCCGTTGCGCGAACGGTTCAGCCTGCCCGAGGACGCCAAGGGCGTGGTCGTGGTCAGCGTCAAGCCGGGCAGCCCGGCGGCCGAGAAGGGCTTTCGCGCCGGCGATCTGATTTCCGAGGTCAATCAGGAACCGGTTTCCGCCCCCGCCCAGGTCAAGGCCAAGGTCGACGACCTGAAGAAGGGCGGCAAGAAGTCGGTGATGTTCCTGGTCCAGGGCCAGGGCGGCGCCCGCTTCGTCGTGGTGAAGATCGACGGCAAGGACTGA
- a CDS encoding cytochrome c has protein sequence MPRILAVVAAIFWAQGALAASDEADAGRALAVRWCASCHVVEANRGGTDAVAPFQSIADRPQTTEAGLKGFLVRPHGQMPDFQLALPHIDAIVAYLMSLRGRK, from the coding sequence ATGCCGCGAATCTTGGCGGTGGTGGCGGCGATCTTCTGGGCGCAGGGAGCGCTAGCCGCGTCGGACGAAGCGGATGCCGGGCGGGCTCTGGCCGTGCGCTGGTGCGCCTCCTGCCACGTGGTGGAAGCCAACCGTGGCGGAACCGACGCAGTGGCCCCCTTCCAGTCCATCGCCGACCGGCCCCAGACCACCGAGGCGGGCCTGAAGGGCTTCCTCGTGCGGCCTCATGGCCAGATGCCCGATTTCCAGCTTGCCCTGCCCCACATCGACGCCATCGTCGCCTATCTGATGAGCTTGCGCGGCCGCAAGTAA
- a CDS encoding transglutaminase-like cysteine peptidase, with the protein MPSMRVAVAFFMALLAAVPVPGRAGPADAAPPLPSAPAPSFFNTVETRSSDLSAFNKWTGMLERFTKEAAEAQKGGCESKKFTKCHYDDWSAFLRGQLDQDRQTQMIEVNRFMNKAKYTEDEPNWGQKDFWSTPGEFFSKYGDCEDYAIAKFISLLKLGFKPDQLRVVAVQDLNLKIGHAVLVVFLDGKTWLLDNQIPQAVEAKTVRHYQPIFSINTQAWWRHRPA; encoded by the coding sequence ATGCCGTCCATGCGGGTTGCCGTCGCATTCTTCATGGCCCTCCTTGCCGCCGTTCCCGTACCGGGACGGGCGGGGCCGGCCGACGCCGCGCCGCCGTTGCCCTCCGCTCCCGCCCCCAGCTTCTTCAACACGGTGGAAACCCGCTCCTCCGATCTGTCGGCCTTCAACAAATGGACCGGCATGCTGGAGCGCTTCACCAAGGAGGCGGCCGAGGCGCAGAAGGGCGGCTGCGAGTCGAAGAAGTTCACCAAATGCCATTACGACGACTGGTCCGCCTTTTTGCGCGGCCAGCTCGACCAGGACCGCCAGACCCAGATGATCGAGGTCAACCGGTTCATGAACAAGGCGAAATACACCGAGGACGAACCCAACTGGGGGCAGAAGGATTTCTGGTCGACGCCGGGGGAATTCTTCTCCAAGTACGGGGATTGCGAGGACTACGCCATCGCCAAGTTCATCTCCCTGCTCAAGCTGGGGTTCAAGCCGGACCAGTTGCGCGTCGTTGCCGTGCAGGATCTCAACCTCAAGATCGGCCATGCCGTCCTGGTGGTCTTCCTGGACGGCAAGACCTGGCTGCTCGACAACCAGATTCCCCAGGCCGTCGAGGCCAAGACCGTGCGCCACTACCAGCCCATCTTCTCAATCAACACCCAGGCCTGGTGGCGCCACCGGCCAGCCTGA
- a CDS encoding NAD(P)-binding protein: MDAKIQDAGQRGGHTYLRFKKGDNTYDDLTEVVLESGFSYKCPTYVHRTPPCQGSCPSGHDIRGWLAIARGQDKPADGRPWQAYAFERMVKANPFPAIMGRVCPAPCQSGCNRNEVEDYVGINAVEQYVGDWAIENKLALPKPEKESGKKVAVVGGGPAGLSAAYFLRQKGHKVTLFEANAKLGGMMEFGIPNYRIPPHVLEAETRRILDLGVEVRLNTRVGKDISLDQLKKDFDGVFWGIGAQKGRGLPIAGWEGTPNCVSGVAFLKAFAEGRLQFTTKRMIVVGGGDTSIDVASVARRIGAIHHARESDRPENVVWGNTAHDVASSGRREGVEVVLTSLFPVEGMMAAEREREDAMCEGVEIRGSVMPLEILKDETGRAKGLKMCECDMDGMTPIPRQGTEFNLYADLIVAAIGQSGDMEGLEAMDNGRGFVAIDTKAAYQVKGAPGHFAGGDVIRPHLLTTAIGHGSIAAEQIDVFLAQGEVPIRPKVDKHHFNLLEELHQRKLEPEAFKGGNVHGTSAAKFAIHNYEDRSTKEIVTHHELFLGHFKFVDRNKREEIKISADTVLGNYEERTKGLTDAQVVDEAKRCMSCGMCFECDNCMIFCPQTAVKRHNTKERAVGRYVFTEYSECIGCHVCKDVCPTGYIQMGLGE; this comes from the coding sequence ATGGATGCCAAGATTCAGGATGCCGGCCAGCGCGGCGGCCATACCTATCTGCGCTTCAAGAAGGGTGACAACACCTACGACGACCTGACCGAGGTTGTCCTGGAATCGGGCTTTTCCTACAAGTGCCCCACTTACGTCCACCGCACGCCGCCCTGCCAGGGCAGTTGTCCTTCCGGCCACGATATCCGCGGCTGGCTCGCCATCGCCCGCGGCCAGGACAAGCCGGCCGACGGCCGTCCGTGGCAGGCCTACGCCTTCGAGCGCATGGTCAAAGCCAATCCCTTCCCGGCCATCATGGGCCGCGTCTGCCCTGCTCCCTGCCAGTCGGGCTGCAACCGCAACGAGGTCGAAGACTACGTCGGCATCAACGCGGTGGAACAGTACGTCGGCGATTGGGCCATCGAGAACAAGCTCGCCCTGCCCAAGCCGGAAAAGGAATCCGGCAAGAAGGTCGCGGTGGTGGGCGGTGGTCCGGCCGGCCTGTCGGCGGCCTACTTCCTGCGCCAGAAGGGCCACAAGGTTACCTTGTTCGAAGCCAATGCCAAGCTGGGCGGCATGATGGAGTTCGGTATCCCGAACTACCGCATTCCCCCCCACGTCCTGGAGGCCGAGACCCGGCGCATCCTTGACCTGGGCGTCGAGGTCCGCCTCAATACCCGCGTCGGCAAAGACATTTCCCTTGACCAGCTCAAGAAGGACTTCGACGGCGTGTTCTGGGGCATCGGCGCCCAGAAGGGCCGCGGGCTGCCGATCGCGGGCTGGGAAGGCACTCCCAACTGCGTGTCCGGCGTCGCCTTCCTGAAGGCCTTCGCCGAAGGCCGCCTGCAGTTCACCACCAAGCGCATGATCGTGGTGGGCGGCGGCGACACCTCCATCGACGTGGCTTCGGTGGCGCGCCGCATCGGCGCGATTCACCACGCCCGCGAGAGCGACCGCCCGGAGAACGTGGTTTGGGGCAATACCGCCCATGACGTCGCCTCCAGCGGCCGGCGCGAAGGCGTCGAGGTGGTTCTGACGTCCCTGTTCCCGGTCGAGGGCATGATGGCCGCCGAACGCGAGCGCGAGGACGCCATGTGCGAAGGCGTCGAAATCCGCGGCAGCGTCATGCCCCTTGAAATTCTCAAGGACGAGACCGGGCGCGCCAAGGGCCTCAAGATGTGCGAGTGCGACATGGACGGCATGACGCCGATTCCCCGCCAGGGCACCGAATTCAACCTCTACGCCGACTTGATCGTGGCCGCCATCGGCCAGTCGGGCGACATGGAGGGATTGGAAGCCATGGACAACGGCCGCGGGTTCGTCGCCATCGACACCAAGGCCGCCTATCAAGTCAAGGGCGCGCCCGGCCACTTCGCCGGCGGCGATGTGATCCGTCCACACCTGCTGACCACCGCCATCGGCCATGGCTCCATCGCCGCCGAGCAGATCGACGTCTTTCTCGCCCAGGGCGAGGTGCCCATCCGTCCCAAGGTGGACAAGCACCACTTCAACCTGCTCGAGGAACTGCATCAGCGCAAGCTGGAGCCGGAAGCCTTCAAGGGCGGCAACGTCCATGGCACCTCGGCGGCCAAGTTCGCCATCCATAATTACGAGGATCGCTCCACCAAGGAGATCGTGACCCACCACGAACTGTTCCTCGGCCACTTCAAGTTCGTCGACCGCAACAAGCGGGAAGAGATCAAGATCTCCGCCGACACCGTTCTTGGCAACTACGAGGAACGCACCAAGGGCCTTACCGACGCCCAGGTGGTCGACGAGGCCAAGCGCTGCATGAGTTGCGGCATGTGCTTCGAATGCGACAATTGCATGATCTTCTGCCCGCAGACCGCCGTGAAGCGCCACAATACCAAGGAGCGGGCCGTCGGCCGCTATGTCTTCACGGAATATTCGGAATGCATCGGCTGCCACGTTTGCAAGGACGTCTGCCCGACCGGTTACATCCAGATGGGCCTCGGCGAATAA
- a CDS encoding DUF1624 domain-containing protein, with amino-acid sequence MTDGQGSPSRLPLLDVMRGLALLLMASYHLAWDLVYFGLADIPLFSAPAWIFYPRFIAALFLFIVGIGLALWWRAGANRARYLRRLGLVSACAGIITLATWAAFPAQYVFFGILHCIALSSLAALPFLRGSPRTAVAGGLLCLAAPWLFAAPIFDAPALLWLGLATLRPSTVDYVPLFPWVGWVLLGTAAGRWNLVPTGGLPRFLIPPAWLGRHSLAVYMLHQPLLFGLVYLIALVSAP; translated from the coding sequence GTGACCGATGGACAAGGTTCCCCTTCCCGGCTGCCGCTCCTCGACGTGATGCGCGGGTTGGCCCTGCTGCTGATGGCCAGCTACCATCTGGCCTGGGACTTGGTCTATTTCGGTCTGGCCGACATCCCCTTGTTCAGCGCCCCGGCCTGGATCTTCTATCCCCGCTTCATCGCCGCCCTGTTCCTGTTCATCGTCGGGATCGGTCTGGCGCTTTGGTGGCGGGCGGGGGCGAATCGGGCGCGCTATTTGCGTCGCCTGGGGCTGGTATCCGCCTGTGCGGGGATCATCACGCTTGCCACCTGGGCGGCCTTCCCGGCGCAATACGTGTTCTTCGGCATCCTCCATTGCATCGCGCTGTCCAGCTTGGCCGCGTTACCCTTTCTGCGCGGCTCTCCGCGGACGGCGGTGGCGGGGGGATTGCTTTGCTTGGCCGCACCCTGGCTGTTCGCCGCACCGATCTTCGATGCGCCGGCCCTGCTTTGGCTGGGGCTGGCGACTCTGCGGCCGAGCACGGTCGACTACGTTCCCCTGTTCCCCTGGGTGGGTTGGGTGCTGCTAGGGACGGCGGCGGGGCGGTGGAACCTCGTTCCCACGGGCGGCCTTCCCCGCTTCCTGATTCCCCCGGCCTGGCTCGGCCGTCACAGTCTGGCCGTCTACATGCTCCACCAGCCGCTGTTGTTCGGGCTGGTCTATCTCATTGCCTTGGTCAGTGCGCCATGA
- a CDS encoding universal stress protein: MTIKTILVPVNGTADSQVALETAMTLGRDLAAHVVALHVAADARDALPLLGEGMSGPMIEDMIDMAAREIAIRKARAREIFDTFVGRYRVALDREAPGPGDLSAEWAETTGPEDGVVARRGRMADLIVVGGSAKDDIARALSLNAALFETGRPVLVAPGTAPTMIGRHVAVAWNGSPQSARAVAAALPLLRRADRVTALAAGRVDEPGASLDDLVAYLAWHDIVADAWSLELGPGQDVGTVILDHAAKAEVDLLVMGAFTHSRMRELILGGVTRHMLEKAAVPLFMAH, from the coding sequence ATGACCATCAAGACCATTCTCGTGCCGGTCAACGGCACCGCCGATTCCCAAGTCGCCCTGGAAACCGCCATGACCCTGGGGCGCGACCTGGCGGCCCATGTCGTGGCCTTGCACGTGGCGGCCGACGCGCGCGATGCGCTGCCCTTGCTGGGCGAGGGCATGTCGGGACCGATGATCGAGGATATGATCGACATGGCGGCCCGGGAAATCGCCATCCGCAAGGCTCGTGCCCGCGAGATCTTCGATACCTTCGTCGGCCGTTATCGCGTTGCCTTGGACCGCGAGGCGCCGGGTCCCGGAGACCTGTCCGCCGAATGGGCCGAGACGACCGGGCCCGAGGACGGCGTCGTGGCCCGGCGGGGCCGGATGGCGGATCTGATCGTGGTCGGCGGATCGGCCAAGGACGACATTGCCCGTGCCTTGTCCCTCAACGCCGCCCTGTTCGAGACCGGCCGCCCGGTCCTGGTGGCGCCAGGCACCGCGCCGACCATGATCGGCCGCCATGTGGCGGTGGCCTGGAACGGCAGTCCGCAGTCGGCCCGCGCCGTGGCCGCCGCGCTTCCGCTCCTGCGCAGAGCCGACCGGGTGACGGCGCTGGCCGCCGGCCGGGTGGACGAACCGGGTGCCTCCCTGGACGATCTGGTGGCCTATCTGGCTTGGCACGACATCGTTGCCGACGCTTGGTCTCTCGAATTGGGCCCCGGCCAGGATGTGGGAACGGTGATTCTCGATCATGCGGCGAAGGCGGAGGTCGACCTGCTGGTCATGGGCGCCTTCACCCATAGCCGCATGCGGGAATTGATCCTGGGCGGCGTCACCCGCCATATGCTGGAAAAGGCAGCCGTTCCGCTGTTCATGGCGCACTGA
- a CDS encoding AAA family ATPase — protein MIVEDQSAVIDFLSRPEAFGVREWRVERIDTHISSIFLLGDRALKLKRAVVYPYLDFSTPDRRRRFCEEEVTVNRRTAPGIYKGILPVVRRADGSLALGGEGEVLDWVVDMARFDDNNLLDRVAQRGGLDRRLMGGLAEAVARFHMEAEERPNRGGKLGLLGVLKGNAAAFGQLPPGLLDTAKTKRLDQACLEALDRWGPGLEARRRLGKVRHCHGDLHLRNICLIEGRPVLFDAIEFNDDFADIDTFFDLAFLLMDLDHRRLRGLACFLMNEYLDITGDGSGLPALPLFLALRAAIRAHVSATAVGTIADITEVARLRGEARAYLDAALAYLAPPAPRLVAVGGLSGSGKSRMAREVAPFLGAAPGARVLRTDVIRKRLLGASPLQKLPKWGYASDITQQTYHVFEEAVRATLKGGHSVVADAVFAKPDQRDAMARIAVDVGVEFHGLWLEAPPDVMLERVEKRIGNASDADAEVVIMQQGYDLGPISWARVDSSGPREQTLSQGSRILGLRAMQEGHRK, from the coding sequence ATGATCGTCGAGGACCAATCCGCCGTCATCGACTTCCTCTCGCGGCCCGAGGCCTTCGGGGTCCGGGAATGGCGCGTGGAAAGAATCGATACCCACATTTCCAGCATCTTCCTGCTGGGCGATCGGGCGCTCAAGCTGAAGCGCGCCGTTGTCTACCCCTATCTCGACTTTTCGACCCCCGACCGGCGCCGCCGGTTCTGCGAGGAAGAGGTAACGGTCAATCGCCGCACCGCGCCGGGCATCTACAAGGGTATCCTGCCGGTCGTGCGGCGCGCCGATGGCAGCCTCGCGCTGGGCGGCGAGGGCGAGGTGCTCGACTGGGTGGTCGACATGGCGCGCTTCGACGACAACAACCTGCTCGACCGCGTCGCGCAGCGCGGCGGCCTCGACCGCCGTCTGATGGGCGGCCTGGCGGAAGCGGTGGCCCGATTCCACATGGAGGCCGAGGAGCGCCCCAATCGGGGGGGCAAGCTGGGCCTGCTGGGCGTCCTCAAGGGCAACGCGGCGGCCTTCGGGCAGCTGCCGCCCGGCTTGCTGGACACCGCCAAGACGAAACGCCTCGATCAGGCCTGCCTGGAGGCCCTGGACCGCTGGGGCCCGGGCCTGGAGGCCCGGCGCCGCCTGGGTAAGGTCAGGCACTGCCATGGCGATCTGCACTTACGCAATATCTGTCTGATCGAGGGGCGACCGGTCCTGTTCGACGCCATCGAGTTCAACGACGACTTCGCCGACATCGACACCTTCTTCGACCTGGCGTTCCTGCTGATGGACCTTGACCACAGGCGACTCCGCGGGCTGGCTTGCTTCCTGATGAACGAGTACCTGGACATCACGGGAGACGGCAGCGGCCTGCCTGCGCTGCCCCTGTTCCTCGCGCTCCGCGCCGCCATCCGCGCCCATGTCAGCGCCACCGCCGTGGGCACCATCGCCGACATTACCGAGGTCGCACGCCTGCGCGGCGAAGCGCGCGCCTACCTGGACGCAGCCTTGGCCTATCTGGCACCGCCCGCCCCCCGCCTGGTGGCGGTCGGCGGGCTGTCGGGCAGCGGCAAATCCCGCATGGCCCGCGAGGTGGCGCCGTTCCTGGGCGCGGCACCCGGCGCCCGCGTGCTGCGCACCGACGTCATCCGCAAGCGGCTTCTGGGCGCCAGCCCCCTGCAGAAGCTGCCCAAGTGGGGCTATGCCAGCGACATCACCCAGCAGACCTACCATGTCTTCGAGGAGGCGGTGCGCGCCACCCTGAAGGGTGGCCATTCCGTGGTGGCCGACGCGGTTTTCGCCAAGCCGGACCAGCGCGACGCCATGGCGCGCATCGCCGTCGACGTCGGTGTCGAGTTCCACGGCCTCTGGCTGGAAGCCCCGCCCGACGTCATGCTGGAACGGGTGGAGAAGCGCATCGGCAACGCCTCGGACGCCGACGCCGAGGTGGTCATCATGCAGCAGGGCTACGATCTGGGACCCATCTCCTGGGCAAGGGTGGACAGCAGCGGACCTCGGGAGCAGACTTTAAGCCAGGGATCGAGGATTCTGGGATTGCGCGCCATGCAGGAAGGACACCGGAAATGA
- a CDS encoding phytanoyl-CoA dioxygenase family protein — MALSKDEVELFHKRGFLVFKGFFGADEIKKISDFLDRLRDTDAQEGKEAKYYEKSPVNGETVLVRVENLFGGLNPDIEKIMIGDKAKAILTDLFGEAPVLFKEKVNFKLPGCRPDKLHQDQAAGWNAYSKFFISMGIVVDANRKENAALSFLCSGNYKKELMGPEWQVLTHDDPPYKPEDEYMLIEADPGDVIFFDSYVPHGSPSNTSAKGRRNIFLTFNRASEGDMRMRYYTDKWKNYAPNKASEARADASYRV, encoded by the coding sequence ATGGCGTTGTCCAAGGACGAGGTCGAGCTGTTCCACAAGCGGGGCTTCCTTGTGTTCAAGGGCTTCTTCGGCGCGGACGAGATCAAGAAGATCTCCGACTTTCTGGACCGCCTGCGCGATACCGACGCGCAGGAAGGCAAGGAGGCGAAATACTACGAAAAGAGCCCGGTCAACGGCGAGACCGTGCTGGTGCGCGTCGAGAACCTGTTCGGCGGCCTCAACCCCGATATCGAAAAGATCATGATCGGCGACAAGGCCAAGGCCATCCTGACCGACCTGTTCGGCGAAGCGCCGGTACTCTTCAAGGAGAAGGTGAACTTCAAGCTGCCCGGCTGCCGCCCCGACAAGCTGCATCAGGACCAGGCGGCCGGCTGGAACGCCTACAGCAAATTCTTCATCAGCATGGGCATCGTGGTCGACGCCAACCGCAAGGAGAACGCCGCGCTGAGCTTCCTGTGCTCGGGCAACTACAAGAAGGAGCTGATGGGCCCCGAGTGGCAGGTGCTCACCCATGACGACCCGCCCTACAAGCCCGAGGACGAATACATGCTGATCGAGGCCGATCCGGGCGACGTGATCTTCTTCGATTCCTACGTGCCGCACGGCTCGCCCTCCAACACCAGCGCCAAGGGCCGGCGCAACATCTTCCTTACCTTCAACCGCGCTTCCGAGGGCGACATGCGGATGCGCTACTATACTGACAAGTGGAAGAACTACGCCCCCAACAAGGCTTCGGAGGCCCGCGCCGACGCCAGCTACCGCGTTTGA
- a CDS encoding transposase: MLVTYQPGLKLQRIAQRFRQNLFVFVTNRANPATNNGSEQALRPRVIFRKVTNSFRFRGGAGLYANVRSVLETARRRGIGIPRAIRLTLDGTALPAAA, from the coding sequence ATGCTTGTCACGTACCAGCCCGGCCTCAAACTTCAGCGTATCGCCCAGCGTTTCCGCCAGAACCTCTTCGTCTTCGTCACCAACCGTGCCAACCCGGCCACCAACAACGGCTCCGAGCAGGCGCTCCGACCCCGCGTCATCTTCCGCAAGGTCACCAACAGTTTCCGATTCCGAGGGGGCGCAGGCCTTTACGCCAACGTCAGGTCCGTCCTCGAAACCGCCCGACGACGAGGCATCGGCATCCCGCGCGCCATCCGCCTCACCCTCGACGGAACCGCCCTGCCGGCGGCAGCGTAG